Proteins encoded by one window of Serratia nevei:
- the ndk gene encoding nucleoside-diphosphate kinase, which produces MTVERTFSIVKPNAVANNDIGAIYARFERAGFKIIAAKMLRLTREQAEGFYAEHKGRPFFDGLVEFMTSGPIMVQVLESENAVQRNRDIMGATNPDNALAGTLRADYADSFTANAVHGSDSVESAQREIAYFFNESEICAR; this is translated from the coding sequence ATGACCGTAGAACGTACCTTTTCCATCGTTAAACCAAACGCTGTAGCCAACAACGACATCGGCGCTATCTATGCGCGTTTCGAGCGCGCCGGTTTCAAAATCATCGCCGCTAAAATGCTGCGTCTGACTCGCGAGCAAGCTGAAGGCTTCTACGCTGAGCACAAAGGCCGCCCATTCTTCGACGGTCTGGTTGAGTTCATGACCTCCGGCCCAATCATGGTGCAGGTTCTGGAATCTGAAAACGCCGTGCAGCGCAACCGCGACATCATGGGCGCAACCAACCCGGACAACGCGCTGGCCGGTACCCTGCGTGCCGACTACGCGGACAGCTTCACCGCTAACGCCGTGCACGGTTCCGACTCCGTTGAATCTGCACAGCGCGAAATCGCTTACTTCTTCAACGAAAGCGAAATCTGCGCACGTTAA
- the sseB gene encoding enhanced serine sensitivity protein SseB, with protein MSAHHHDAAPSENELERLLKLAVTEPAHRPAFFRELLDATVLILGDSEQVQQDGDIALNADTPVNIQHWEKQDGGSIIPFFTSLEALQKAVEDEQPFIAMPARVLFEITQGADLFLNPKAEYGKEFYPEEVAMLLATGGVVKPVEHYVDKETQILLGQPEEYPSAMVDALTTLFSQRKPVRRAFLALMHDQAADEKPNLLIGLEVDAESAEIEALINEAGSVASETAPNDEPVDFCLVSEKERGISHYLISHTQPFYQRRWGSWLRNLIPSTDKTQ; from the coding sequence ATGAGTGCCCATCATCACGATGCCGCCCCGAGCGAGAACGAACTTGAACGCCTGCTGAAGCTGGCGGTGACGGAGCCGGCCCACCGCCCGGCGTTCTTCCGTGAATTGCTCGACGCCACGGTGCTGATCCTCGGCGACAGCGAGCAGGTGCAGCAGGACGGCGACATCGCGCTGAACGCGGATACGCCGGTCAATATCCAGCATTGGGAGAAGCAGGACGGCGGCAGCATCATTCCGTTCTTCACCTCGCTGGAGGCATTGCAGAAGGCCGTTGAGGACGAACAGCCGTTTATCGCTATGCCGGCGCGGGTGTTGTTCGAAATCACCCAGGGCGCGGATCTGTTCCTCAACCCGAAGGCGGAGTACGGCAAGGAGTTCTACCCGGAAGAGGTGGCGATGCTGCTGGCGACCGGCGGCGTCGTCAAACCGGTGGAGCATTACGTCGACAAAGAGACCCAAATCCTGCTGGGGCAGCCCGAAGAGTACCCGTCGGCGATGGTGGACGCGTTGACCACGCTGTTCAGCCAGCGCAAGCCGGTGCGCCGCGCGTTTCTGGCGCTGATGCACGACCAGGCGGCGGACGAGAAGCCGAATTTGCTGATCGGGCTGGAAGTGGACGCCGAGTCGGCGGAGATCGAGGCGTTGATCAACGAGGCCGGCAGCGTCGCCAGCGAAACGGCGCCGAACGACGAACCGGTGGATTTCTGCCTGGTGTCGGAGAAAGAGCGCGGCATCAGCCACTATCTGATCTCCCATACGCAGCCGTTTTATCAGCGCCGCTGGGGCAGCTGGCTGCGCAATTTGATCCCGTCTACCGACAAGACCCAGTAG
- the pepB gene encoding aminopeptidase PepB, translating into MTTEFMQVTLSQQPADARWGEKALLSTNGEGMTIHLTGADKLGAIQRAGRKIDGQGIKNVKLAGDGWDLENSWAFWQGYRGPKGQRNVEWAELPEAARQELDKRLKIVDWVRDTINMPAEELGPEQLATRAVDLMCDVGCDAVSYRITKGEDLREQNYAGIHTVGRGSERPPVLLALDFNPTGNPDAPVFACLVGKGITFDTGGYSLKQSAFMDSMKADMGGAATITGALALAAARGLKQRVKLYLCCADNMVSGNAFKLGDIIRYRNGKTVEVMNTDAEGRLVLADGLIDASEQNPQLIIDCATLTGAAKTAVGNDYHALFSFDDALAQELLSSAAAEQEPFWRLPLAEFHRSQLPSNFAELNNVAGPAYTAGASTAAAFLSHFVKNYQQGWLHIDCSATYRKGAVEQWSAGATGLGVRTLANLLLSKAK; encoded by the coding sequence ATGACAACAGAATTCATGCAGGTCACGCTGTCGCAACAACCTGCCGATGCCCGTTGGGGCGAAAAAGCGCTGCTCAGCACCAACGGCGAAGGGATGACCATCCACCTGACCGGCGCCGACAAGCTGGGCGCGATCCAGCGCGCGGGCCGCAAAATTGACGGTCAGGGCATCAAAAACGTCAAGCTGGCCGGCGACGGTTGGGACTTGGAAAACAGCTGGGCGTTTTGGCAGGGCTACCGCGGGCCGAAAGGGCAGCGCAACGTCGAATGGGCCGAGCTGCCGGAAGCCGCGCGTCAGGAGCTGGATAAGCGCCTGAAGATCGTAGACTGGGTGCGCGACACCATCAATATGCCGGCGGAAGAGCTGGGGCCGGAGCAGCTGGCGACCCGCGCCGTCGATCTGATGTGCGACGTCGGCTGTGATGCCGTCAGCTACCGCATCACCAAGGGTGAAGATCTGCGCGAGCAGAACTATGCCGGCATCCACACCGTCGGCCGCGGCTCCGAGCGCCCACCGGTACTGCTGGCGCTCGACTTCAACCCGACCGGTAACCCGGACGCGCCGGTGTTTGCCTGCCTGGTCGGCAAGGGCATCACCTTCGATACCGGCGGTTATAGCCTGAAGCAGAGCGCCTTTATGGACTCGATGAAGGCTGATATGGGCGGCGCGGCCACCATCACCGGCGCCCTGGCGCTGGCGGCGGCGCGCGGCCTGAAGCAGCGCGTGAAGCTGTACCTGTGCTGCGCCGACAACATGGTCAGCGGCAACGCCTTCAAACTGGGCGACATCATTCGCTACCGCAACGGCAAAACCGTTGAGGTGATGAACACCGATGCGGAAGGGCGCCTGGTGTTGGCCGACGGCCTGATCGACGCTTCTGAGCAGAACCCGCAGCTGATTATCGACTGCGCCACCCTGACCGGCGCGGCCAAAACTGCGGTCGGCAACGATTACCATGCGCTGTTCAGCTTCGACGACGCGCTGGCGCAGGAGCTGCTGAGCAGCGCCGCCGCCGAGCAAGAGCCGTTCTGGCGTCTGCCGCTGGCCGAGTTCCACCGCAGCCAGCTGCCGTCCAACTTCGCCGAGCTGAACAACGTGGCCGGCCCGGCCTACACCGCCGGCGCCAGCACCGCGGCGGCCTTCCTGTCGCACTTCGTCAAGAATTACCAGCAAGGCTGGCTGCACATCGACTGTTCCGCCACCTACCGCAAAGGCGCGGTGGAGCAGTGGTCGGCCGGCGCGACCGGTTTGGGCGTGCGTACCCTGGCCAATCTGCTGCTGAGCAAAGCCAAATAA
- the iscX gene encoding Fe-S cluster assembly protein IscX — translation MGLKWTDSREIGEALYDQYPDTDPKTVRFTDMHQWICDLEEFDDDPQASNEKILEAILLVWLDEAE, via the coding sequence ATGGGACTGAAGTGGACCGACAGCCGAGAAATCGGCGAAGCCCTGTACGACCAATACCCGGACACCGATCCGAAAACCGTGCGTTTTACCGACATGCATCAGTGGATCTGCGATCTGGAAGAGTTCGACGACGATCCGCAGGCTTCCAACGAAAAAATACTGGAAGCGATCCTGCTGGTCTGGTTAGATGAAGCGGAGTAA
- the fdx gene encoding ISC system 2Fe-2S type ferredoxin, whose translation MPKIVFLPHQDLCPEGAVLEAEKGESILNVALRNGIEIEHACEKSCACTTCHCIVREGFDSLEESSELEDDMLDKAWGLEPESRLSCQALVADEDLVVEMPRYTVNHAREH comes from the coding sequence ATGCCTAAAATTGTTTTCCTGCCCCATCAAGATCTTTGCCCGGAAGGGGCGGTTCTGGAAGCCGAAAAAGGGGAGTCGATCCTCAACGTTGCGCTGCGCAACGGCATTGAAATCGAGCACGCCTGCGAGAAATCCTGCGCCTGCACCACCTGCCACTGCATCGTGCGTGAAGGCTTCGATTCGCTGGAAGAGAGCAGCGAGCTGGAAGACGACATGCTGGACAAAGCGTGGGGGCTGGAGCCGGAAAGCCGTCTGAGCTGCCAGGCGCTGGTCGCCGACGAAGATCTGGTGGTCGAAATGCCGCGCTACACCGTCAACCACGCGCGTGAGCATTAA
- the hscA gene encoding Fe-S protein assembly chaperone HscA — protein MALLQISEPGLSAAPHQRRLAAGIDLGTTNSLVATVRSGQAETLADEQGRHLLPSVVHYQADAQRVGWEARQQAAQDPANTVSSIKRMMGRSLADVQQRYPNLPYQFQASNNGLPLIVTAAGPVNPVGVSADILRALSARAQAALEGELDGVVITVPAYFDDAQRQGTKDAARLAGLHVLRLLNEPTAAAIAYGLDSGQEGVIAVYDLGGGTFDISILRLSRGVFEVLATGGDSALGGDDFDHLLADWLREQAGVADRSDHGVQRQLLDAAIAAKIALSDADSVRVEVAGWQGEVTRAQFEALIAPLVKRTLMACRRALKDAGVAADEVLEAVMVGGSTRVPLVREQVGVFFGRTPLTSIDPDKVVAIGAAIQADILVGNKPDSDMLLLDVIPLSLGLETMGGLVEKVIPRNTTIPVARAQEFTTFKDGQSAMMIHVLQGERELVQDCRSLARFTLRGLPPLPAGGAHIRVTFQVDADGLLSVTAMEKSTGVEASIQVKPSYGLSDSEIAGMIKDSMANAQSDVGARKLAEQRVEAARVLESLQGALATDAALLSETESQAIAAATQALQQAVQGEDPAAIEDAIKTLDAQTQDFAARRMDASIRRALAGHSVDEV, from the coding sequence ATGGCCTTATTACAAATTAGTGAGCCTGGCCTCAGCGCCGCGCCGCACCAGCGACGTCTGGCCGCCGGCATCGACTTAGGCACCACCAACTCGCTGGTCGCCACGGTGCGCAGCGGGCAAGCGGAAACGCTGGCCGACGAACAGGGCCGCCATTTGCTGCCTTCGGTGGTGCATTATCAGGCGGACGCGCAGCGCGTCGGCTGGGAGGCGCGCCAACAGGCGGCGCAGGATCCGGCCAATACCGTCAGCTCCATCAAACGCATGATGGGCCGCTCGTTGGCGGACGTGCAGCAACGTTACCCGAACTTGCCTTATCAATTCCAGGCCAGCAACAACGGCCTGCCGCTGATCGTCACCGCCGCCGGCCCGGTTAACCCGGTCGGCGTCTCCGCCGATATCCTGCGGGCCCTGTCCGCGCGCGCGCAAGCGGCGCTGGAAGGCGAGCTGGATGGCGTGGTGATCACCGTTCCCGCCTACTTCGACGACGCGCAGCGCCAGGGCACCAAAGACGCGGCGCGTCTGGCCGGCCTGCACGTCCTGCGCCTGCTGAATGAACCGACCGCGGCGGCGATCGCCTACGGGCTGGATTCCGGCCAGGAAGGGGTGATCGCGGTTTACGATCTGGGCGGCGGCACCTTTGATATCTCCATTCTGCGCCTCAGCCGCGGCGTGTTCGAAGTGCTGGCCACCGGCGGCGATTCCGCGCTGGGCGGCGACGACTTCGATCACCTGCTGGCCGACTGGCTGCGCGAGCAGGCCGGCGTGGCCGATCGCAGCGACCACGGCGTGCAGCGCCAGCTGCTGGATGCCGCTATCGCCGCCAAAATCGCGTTGAGCGATGCCGACAGCGTGCGCGTTGAGGTAGCCGGCTGGCAGGGCGAGGTGACCCGCGCCCAGTTCGAAGCATTGATCGCTCCGCTGGTGAAACGTACGTTGATGGCTTGCCGCCGCGCGCTGAAAGACGCCGGCGTCGCCGCCGACGAGGTGCTGGAAGCGGTGATGGTCGGCGGTTCCACCCGCGTGCCGCTGGTGCGTGAGCAGGTGGGGGTCTTCTTCGGCCGCACGCCGCTGACGTCGATCGATCCGGATAAAGTGGTCGCCATCGGCGCCGCGATCCAGGCCGACATCCTGGTGGGCAACAAGCCGGACAGCGACATGCTGCTGCTGGACGTGATCCCGCTGTCGCTGGGCCTCGAAACCATGGGCGGCCTGGTGGAGAAAGTGATCCCGCGCAACACCACCATTCCGGTGGCGCGCGCGCAGGAGTTCACCACCTTCAAAGACGGCCAGAGCGCGATGATGATCCACGTGCTGCAGGGCGAGCGTGAGCTGGTGCAGGATTGCCGTTCGCTGGCGCGCTTCACGCTGCGCGGCCTGCCGCCGCTGCCTGCCGGGGGGGCGCACATTCGCGTTACCTTCCAGGTGGATGCCGACGGTCTGCTGAGCGTCACCGCAATGGAGAAATCCACCGGCGTTGAAGCGTCGATCCAGGTCAAGCCGTCGTACGGCCTGTCGGACAGCGAAATCGCCGGCATGATCAAGGATTCGATGGCCAACGCGCAAAGCGACGTGGGCGCGCGCAAGCTGGCGGAGCAACGCGTGGAAGCCGCGCGGGTGCTGGAAAGCCTGCAGGGCGCGCTGGCCACCGACGCCGCGCTGCTGAGCGAGACGGAAAGCCAGGCGATCGCCGCCGCGACCCAGGCGTTGCAGCAGGCGGTGCAGGGGGAAGATCCCGCCGCTATCGAAGACGCCATCAAAACATTAGATGCACAAACGCAAGATTTTGCCGCGCGCCGCATGGACGCTTCCATTCGCCGCGCGCTGGCTGGCCATTCTGTGGATGAGGTTTAA